A DNA window from Brassica napus cultivar Da-Ae chromosome A4, Da-Ae, whole genome shotgun sequence contains the following coding sequences:
- the LOC106449458 gene encoding ADP-ribosylation factor-like protein 8c, producing the protein MGLWDSLLNWLRSLFFKQEMELSLVGLQNAGKTSLVNAIATGGYSEDMIPTVGFNMRKVTKGNVTIKIWDLGGQRRFRTMWERYCRGVSAIVYVIDAADRDSVPISRSELHDLLTKPSLNGIPLLILGNKIDKSEALSKPALVDQLGLDSVADREVCCYMISCKDSINIDAVIDWLIKHSRTAK; encoded by the exons ATGGGTCTATGGGATTCGCTTCTAAACTGGCTCAGGAG CTTGTTCTTCAAACAAGAGATGGAGCTCTCACTCGTTGGCCTTCAGAATGCTGGAAAGACTTCTCTTGTCAATGCCATCGCT ACTGGAGGTTACAGTGAAGATATGATACCAACAGTGGGGTTTAACATGAGGAAAGTCACTAAAGGAAACGTTACCATCAAGATTTGGGATCTTGGAGGTCAACGAAGGTTCCGTACCATGTGGGAGCGTTACTGTCGTGGAGTTTCCGCCATTGT GTATGTGATTGACGCTGCAGATCGAGACAGTGTACCGATATCAAGAAGTGAGTTGCATGATCTGTTAACGAAACCGTCCTTGAACGGCATTCCTCTTTTGATCCTAGGCAACAAGATTGATAAGTCTGAAGCTCTCTCCAAGCCAGCTTTGGTTGATCAACT AGGGCTTGATTCCGTAGCAGACAGAGAGGTTTGTTGTTACATGATCTCGTGTAAGGACTCGATAAACATCGATGCAGTAATTGATTGGCTCATTAAGCACTCCAGAACCGCTAAATAA
- the LOC125608152 gene encoding uncharacterized protein LOC125608152, with product MKTESDTPKAYTLVANLPKIFTNTVEILLQELIQDETGVVQVLTSDNINLNPSGGFTPHHLSRLLRDEQVPESQFLGQNIALDISRELANENSLREPAFVFVTVNFIRETRLVFPPDEPTPSRGASGEVLQRLADEQRVELKKN from the coding sequence aTGAAAACAGAATCTGATACACCGAAAGCCTACACGTTGGTGGCGAACCTACCTAAAATATTCACGAACACAGTCGAGATCCTCTTACAAGAACTCATCCAAGACGAAACAGGAGTGGTACAAGTTTTAACATCGGATAACATCAACCTGAACCCAAGCGGCGGCTTCACGCCGCATCATCTCTCTCGACTCCTTCGCGACGAACAAGTTCCCGAGTCTCAGTTTCTAGGTCAAAATATTGCTCTTGATATCAGTCGCGAACTTGCTAATGAAAATTCCCTTAGAGAGCCAGCTTTCGTATTCGTCACTGTCAATTTCATCAGAGAGACACGTTTGGTCTTTCCACCTGATGAACCTACTCCGTCGAGAGGTGCTTCCGGTGAAGTTCTCCAGAGGTTAGCCGACGAACAGAGAGTTGAACTCAAGAAAAACTAG
- the LOC106365889 gene encoding 15.7 kDa heat shock protein, peroxisomal yields MADGIFWYPFRRFREWSGGSTALIDWMESPNAHIFKVNVPGYNKEDIKVQIEEGNVLSIKGEGLKKEEKEKKEDLVWHVAEREAFSSKGEFLRRIELPENVKTDQVKAYVDNGLLTVVVPKDTSPKSSKVRNINIISKL; encoded by the exons atggCGGATGGAATATTCTGGTATCCATTTCGGAGATTTCGTGAATGGTCAGGAGGATCAACGGCTCTGATTGATTGGATGGAATCTCCAAACGCTCATATCTTCAAAGTTAACGTTCcag GATACAATAAAGAAGACATAAAAGTGCAAATTGAAGAAGGAAACGTTCTAAGCATTAAAGGAGAAGGACTGaagaaggaagaaaaagaaaagaaagaggatTTGGTGTGGCATGTGGCGGAGAGAGAAGCTTTTTCCAGTAAAGGAGAGTTTCTCCGACGGATTGAGTTGCCGGAAAATGTGAAAACCGACCAAGTAAAAGCCTACGTGGATAACGGTCTCCTCACGGTGGTCGTTCCCAAAGACACATCACCCAAATCCTCTAAAGTACGGAATATCAATATCATTAGCAAGCTCTGA
- the LOC106450394 gene encoding E3 ubiquitin-protein ligase At3g02290-like, whose amino-acid sequence MDIEETNIIEVETKVMNLALNMESMNILSIRVHNLIEDFTEDVILHIRSRYIRLEPHGFTPSHISELLRGQQVDESQHIGEKIANEINRSLSNDKTLREPVFVNVEVEFVKERRLVVPSDVPASIEVLQRLVEEHIVDLNGNKEAMCSICIEDLSKSQQSIIEMPNCLHMFHQNCLFEWLGRKNSCPLCRRFVRPRNRIKKQKLENVTASGVSIMLRIVDTHPYVN is encoded by the coding sequence ATGGATATAGAAGAAACTAATATAATTGAAGTTGAAACGAAGGTGATGAATCTAGCGCTAAACATGGAGTCTATGAACATTCTCTCAATCCGTGTACACAATCTGATTGAAGATTTTACCGAAGACGTGATTTTACATATAAGATCACGTTACATCCGCTTGGAGCCACACGGCTTCACGCCAAGTCATATCTCTGAACTCCTTCGTGGCCAACAAGTTGATGAATCTCAACACATAGGTGAAAAGATCGCTAATGAAATCAATCGTTCACTTAGCAATGATAAAACTCTCCGAGAGCCTGTCTTCGTGAACGTCGAAGTTGAATTCGTCAAAGAGAGGCGTTTGGTTGTGCCGTCTGATGTTCCTGCTTCGATTGAAGTTTTACAGAGGTTGGTGGAAGAACATATAGTGGATTTGAACGGAAATAAAGAAGCTATGTGTTCAATTTGCATCGAGGATTTGTCCAAGAGTCAACAAAGCATCATTGAGATGCCTAACTGTTTGCATATGTTTCATCAAAACTGTCTTTTTGAGTGGCTTGGTCGGAAAAACTCGTGTCCGTTGTGCCGGAGATTCGTACGACCTAGGAATAGGATCAAGAAACAGAAACTCGAAAACGTTACAGCTTCAGGGGTTTCGATTATGTTGCGAATTGTTGACACTCATCCTTATGTTAATTAG